The Hypnocyclicus thermotrophus genomic sequence TCTATTTTTAAAAGCATATATCACTTTTGATTCACAATCTAGCCAAGATATATTTTTTAAAAATTCGTTTTCGTTTTCTTTTACAAAAATTATAAAATCAATTCCTGTATATTTATTAAATTCTTCTAATTCTAAACCTGTAGAATTCATCCATATAATCGCTTCGCATTCACTATACTTTTTTAAATTATTTTTTATTTCATCTAATCTTTTTGCTAATCTATCTTTAAACATTTTTATCCCCTCCAACTCTCTATTATAATTATCGTCATGTTTAAATAAAATAAAAGTTTTAACTTAGGTTTTATAATAATTATAAGTCTTTAAAAGTAAATAATAGTATTAAATATACAATACAAAATTCCTCTTTAATATAAATATATATAATTTAAAAGAATATTAAGAATATAATTGATATAATTAACAATTTTTTATTTTTAAAAAGGAAATTCTTTTATTTTTAGTAAACTTATATTAAGAAAAATTTTGGAGGTACCTTATGAAGAAAATAATATTATTTTTATTTATAGCTTATAATCTATTTGCAAATAATTACATAATAAATTTAAGAATTAATAACATCTATAAAAATAAAGGGAATATTTATCTTAAAATTTTTAATTCAAAAAAAAGTTATAAAAGAGATATTCCTTTAAAACAGTTTATTTTATCTTCTGATAATAATGAAATTTCCAAAAAAATAACTCTACCCAATAATTATTATTTATTTTCAGTCTTTCAAGATATTAACAATAATAAAAAATTGGATAAAAATTTTTTAGGAATTCCAAAAGAGCCTGTTGGACTTAGTAATTATAACGGTAAAGGTATTCCCGGAGGCTTTGATAAATTAAAAATATATATTGATAAAAACAGTACTATTGAAATAAAGCTCAAAAAAATATAAAGACTGCTAATTTAGCAGTCTTTATTTACTATATATAATAAATTTATATCTCAATTTTAAATGCAAATGTATGCATATTTACTTCTTGTGAACCTATATATGGTCCAACTTCTTTTGTAAAATAAGCATAATCAATTAAAAGCGTTCTGAATAATTGTGTTCCAAAACCATAAGTTGGATATCCTTGATTTAAACCTACTCTAAAATCAAAATCAAAAGCTTTATTATTAATTAACGCTATTTCCGCTCCTGCATGAAGTTTTTTCCAAAAATTAGTATCATCGTATCCATTTCCATCAAGGTCTTTATTTAATAAATTTTGTATCTCTACTGTCCAAAATATATTTTTTTCATACCAGTTCATTCCTCTTTCTTCTGGAGTAAATTTATTACTAATTGCTATAGAAAGATTTAATGGAAGTTTATCATCTTCTTCTATTTTTTCTTCATTTTCATATTTTGTTACTTTTACACTATTAATAAAATCTTTTAATGTAAATGCATAATTTAATTTCTTAGTTTGCCATACAGCACCTAAATTTGTACTAAATCCAGAGTATTCTGAATATCCTAATAATGAATTTTTTTTATCATCACTAATATTATCATCACTTAGTTCAAATAATCCTGATGAGCCTAATGAAGCCTCCATAGAAGTAGCTGATACCATTCTAAAAGATAGTCCCATAGAATATTGATTATTTTTACCTATCGATTTTGAAATTCCTAATGGCACATCTAAACTTGTGTTCATATCTAAAACTAACTCTGGAGAACTTGGTTTATTTACAAGAGCTATTTCATTTGCATTTACATTTCCAAATGCTCCTACTCCAAATCCTGCTCCAAAAATTCTACCTGTATACGAAGCAATAACTCCTGAGATATCTGCTCTTATTGCTTTATTATTTATCTCATTTCCATCATTATTTTTACCACTTGTATTTGTTCCATCTAAATAATCATTAAGAATTTTAGGTACATCATCTTCATTTGCATTTGATATAGCATCCATCATATTTTGAAGTGCTTTTGCTACTTCAAAAGTTTCATTTCCTGTTCCAATATTTCCACCTAAAAAGCTTAAATGCCATTTATCTATAAATTCTAACATTGCTGGATTATATATTAATGACATATCACTTTTTTCAGCCAAAATTGTAGTTCCCCCCATTGCATTTGATTTTACTGTTTTATATGATGCAGGGATTACTTCTGCAAATATCGATGTCGCTGATATAATAAATATAATTAAAAATAACTTTTTCATATTAATTGACCTCCCCTTTTTATTGTTCTGTTGCTACTCCAAGCTGATTTAATAATCCTTCATAGTTAGTTTGTTCTGTTGTATCATTTATGCTATCACTAAACGTAATTGAGCTTATTTTTTCTAATACATTATCAAACTCATCTACAACATCATAAAAATCATCATAATTATCTTTTAATAATTTTATGTTTACTACTTTACTTGGATCTTTAGCTGATAAATTACCATTTTGGTCTTCTGTCACTCCTAACAACATCATAAGTTTAGCTCTTAAATTTGTAAGTGTTATTATAACTTTTGGCTTGATTTTCATCCACGCTAATTTATCTTCATCTGTTAAGTTTGAATATTTTTTAAATATCCATTTATCTTGAGTTTTACTCTGATCTTTGTTTGCAAAAACATCTGTTATTTCTATAGCTAACCATACTCCTCCTGTTACCATTTCAGCAGTATATTTATCAGTATAATTAGGTATTATTTCTTTCATGTTTTTAAATTTTGTTATATCTTTTACCAGAGCTTTCATAAATTCATCTAACGCACCTTGTAAATATGCTTTTTTATAATTATGATTCACTT encodes the following:
- a CDS encoding DUF2141 domain-containing protein; amino-acid sequence: MKKIILFLFIAYNLFANNYIINLRINNIYKNKGNIYLKIFNSKKSYKRDIPLKQFILSSDNNEISKKITLPNNYYLFSVFQDINNNKKLDKNFLGIPKEPVGLSNYNGKGIPGGFDKLKIYIDKNSTIEIKLKKI